In Halorhabdus tiamatea SARL4B, a genomic segment contains:
- the cobA gene encoding uroporphyrinogen-III C-methyltransferase, translated as MSMNTNGTVFLVGAGPGDPELLTVKARRLLDEADVVLHDSLVGNAVVESIPDSVRVENVGKRADGQRTPQAAINERLVCEASAGRDVVRLKGGDPTLFARGGEEAEHLAAHGVPFEVVPGVTSAIAGPGVAGIPATHRDHASAFVVVTGHEDPTKADSSLDWDALSRIVAAGGTLVILMGVGRLPDNVAALRAGAVDAETPVAMVERATLPDERVVTGTIGTIVGRADEVGIEPPAVTIVGDVVDVRETVAHCLGEADAVAEAPLAGTTDGLAEVNRQ; from the coding sequence ATGAGCATGAACACCAACGGAACCGTCTTTCTCGTCGGCGCTGGCCCGGGCGATCCCGAACTGCTAACGGTGAAAGCCCGCCGCCTACTCGACGAGGCCGACGTCGTCCTCCACGATTCCCTCGTGGGCAACGCCGTCGTCGAATCGATTCCCGACTCCGTCCGCGTCGAGAACGTCGGCAAGCGTGCCGATGGGCAGCGAACGCCCCAGGCGGCGATCAACGAACGCCTCGTGTGTGAGGCATCGGCCGGCCGGGACGTCGTTCGACTCAAGGGTGGCGATCCGACGCTGTTCGCCCGCGGCGGCGAGGAGGCCGAACACCTCGCGGCCCACGGCGTCCCCTTCGAGGTCGTCCCCGGCGTCACGAGCGCTATCGCCGGGCCGGGCGTCGCCGGCATCCCGGCGACCCACCGCGATCACGCCTCGGCATTCGTCGTCGTCACCGGCCACGAAGACCCGACAAAGGCCGACTCCTCGCTCGACTGGGACGCCCTCTCCCGGATCGTCGCTGCCGGCGGCACCCTGGTGATCCTGATGGGTGTGGGTCGACTCCCCGACAACGTGGCTGCGCTCCGAGCGGGTGCCGTCGACGCCGAGACGCCCGTGGCGATGGTCGAGCGCGCAACGCTTCCCGACGAGCGCGTCGTCACGGGGACGATCGGGACGATCGTGGGTCGGGCCGACGAGGTAGGGATCGAACCGCCTGCCGTGACGATCGTCGGCGACGTCGTCGACGTCCGCGAGACGGTCGCGCACTGCCTCGGCGAGGCCGACGCGGTGGCCGAGGCCCCGCTGGCCGGGACGACCGACGGGCTCGCGGAGGTGAACCGACAGTGA